A single genomic interval of Sulfurovum sp. TSL6 harbors:
- the rpsC gene encoding 30S ribosomal protein S3 produces MGQKVNPIGLRLGINRNWESRWFPAKGRTADFIAEDYKIRKYLKKELFYAGVSNIIIERTVKKLRVNIVTARPGIIIGKKGADIEKLKATLIKMLGKDVAINIKEEKRPQASGQLAAENVATQLERRTAFRRAMKKVIQGALKSGAKGIKISVSGRLGGAEMARTEWYLEGRVPLHTLRAKIDYGFAEAHTTYGIIGIKVWIFKGEVLAKGIQAEPQEEKKGGRKPSRKRGE; encoded by the coding sequence ATGGGTCAAAAAGTAAATCCTATAGGTCTTAGACTTGGAATTAATAGAAACTGGGAATCAAGATGGTTTCCTGCAAAAGGTAGAACAGCAGATTTTATCGCTGAAGATTACAAAATCAGAAAATACCTTAAAAAAGAACTTTTCTATGCAGGTGTTTCTAACATCATCATCGAAAGAACAGTTAAAAAATTAAGAGTAAATATCGTGACTGCTAGACCTGGTATCATTATCGGGAAAAAAGGTGCAGATATTGAAAAATTGAAAGCAACACTTATCAAAATGCTTGGTAAAGATGTAGCGATCAACATTAAAGAAGAGAAACGTCCTCAAGCTTCAGGTCAACTTGCTGCTGAAAATGTTGCAACGCAACTTGAAAGAAGAACGGCATTTAGACGTGCAATGAAAAAAGTAATTCAAGGTGCACTTAAATCAGGTGCAAAAGGAATTAAAATTTCTGTATCTGGTCGTCTTGGTGGTGCTGAAATGGCAAGAACTGAGTGGTACCTAGAGGGTAGAGTTCCTCTTCATACACTTAGAGCGAAAATCGATTACGGTTTTGCAGAAGCACATACTACTTATGGAATCATTGGTATTAAAGTTTGGATCTTCAAAGGTGAAGTTCTTGCTAAAGGTATCCAAGCAGAGCCACAAGAAGAGAAAAAAGGTGGTAGAAAGCCATCTAGAAAAAGAGGTGAATAA
- the rpsQ gene encoding 30S ribosomal protein S17, which yields MPKRQIQGTVIKKAGEKTATVLVERRVLHPRYHKTVKRFKKYLIHDEKNDINVGDTVSAIECRPLSKTKSFRLLEIVKRGEV from the coding sequence ATGCCAAAAAGACAAATACAAGGTACTGTGATCAAAAAGGCTGGAGAAAAAACTGCAACTGTTTTAGTTGAAAGAAGAGTACTTCACCCAAGATATCACAAGACTGTAAAAAGATTTAAAAAATATCTTATTCACGATGAGAAGAACGACATCAATGTTGGAGATACAGTGAGTGCTATCGAATGTAGACCACTTTCAAAAACAAAAAGTTTCAGACTTCTTGAAATCGTGAAGAGAGGAGAAGTGTAA
- the rplN gene encoding 50S ribosomal protein L14: protein MIQGFTRLNVADNSGAKEIMCIKVLGGSKRRYASVGDVIVASVKKALPTGKVKKGKVVKAVVVRTKKEIQRENGSLIRFDDNAAVIIDDKREPIGTRIFGPVSRETRYAGFMKIVSLAPEVW, encoded by the coding sequence ATGATCCAAGGTTTTACAAGATTAAATGTAGCAGATAACTCTGGTGCTAAAGAAATCATGTGTATCAAGGTTCTTGGTGGATCTAAAAGAAGATATGCATCAGTAGGTGACGTTATCGTTGCTTCTGTGAAAAAAGCACTTCCAACTGGAAAAGTGAAAAAAGGTAAAGTTGTTAAAGCAGTAGTGGTTAGAACGAAGAAAGAGATCCAGAGAGAAAATGGTTCACTTATCAGATTTGACGACAATGCGGCAGTAATTATCGATGACAAAAGAGAGCCGATAGGTACACGTATCTTTGGTCCTGTAAGTCGTGAAACAAGATATGCAGGTTTTATGAAAATTGTATCACTTGCACCGGAGGTATGGTAA
- the rpmC gene encoding 50S ribosomal protein L29, producing the protein MNYIDLKDKNEAELTEMLKEKKLELFTLNAKQKTMQLTNTSELRVAKKDIARIQTALTAARSK; encoded by the coding sequence ATGAACTATATTGATTTAAAAGACAAAAATGAAGCAGAACTCACAGAGATGCTTAAAGAGAAAAAACTTGAATTGTTTACACTGAATGCAAAGCAAAAGACTATGCAGCTTACAAACACTTCTGAGTTAAGAGTAGCGAAAAAAGACATCGCTAGAATTCAAACAGCATTAACTGCTGCTAGATCGAAGTAA
- a CDS encoding AAA family ATPase has protein sequence MELLEYYQNQRYVTINYVPRKCQLPHKGDINLYGARGSGKTTIILDLMHDKDEETTLYIDLEDPNLIFNTLSTLSLQQYIDREGITLLILDHYTEGYLPSFPNVERLIVLSRIPLQHKDLIPVELFPLDYEEFLAFETSVSQSSGFNHFLRSGTLPMIARSQKTNAQVMKNFLKSSFDVNEQKLLLVLAQHHTKHLTIHQVYTFAKEKFKVSKDWLYKTMKLFTEEKLVLFIEDRYQKSGKKMLLFDFAFAKYLTIGQPFILQFDTMIALALVKHGIEVQTLGIHGYVTKNNELIIPAPFESEESLWVKSQGKFSIYKKYGIKKVTIVTVANTYDYQIEKLYFEAIPFNEWSVINAEE, from the coding sequence ATGGAATTACTCGAATATTATCAAAATCAACGTTATGTCACTATCAATTATGTACCAAGAAAATGCCAATTGCCTCACAAAGGTGATATTAACCTCTACGGTGCACGTGGTTCAGGGAAAACGACCATTATTCTAGACCTGATGCATGATAAGGATGAAGAGACGACACTCTATATAGATCTAGAAGATCCCAATTTAATATTCAACACACTCTCTACCCTCTCTCTTCAGCAATACATAGACCGTGAAGGCATTACCCTGCTCATACTTGATCATTACACAGAAGGCTATCTTCCTTCTTTCCCCAATGTGGAAAGACTCATTGTTCTTTCACGTATACCTCTGCAGCATAAAGACTTGATCCCTGTCGAGCTTTTTCCTTTAGACTATGAAGAGTTTCTTGCCTTTGAGACCAGTGTCTCTCAGAGCAGTGGTTTTAACCACTTCTTACGCTCTGGTACCCTGCCTATGATCGCAAGGTCACAAAAAACCAATGCACAAGTGATGAAAAACTTTTTGAAAAGTTCTTTCGATGTCAATGAACAGAAGCTTCTTCTTGTGCTTGCACAACACCATACCAAACACCTTACTATACATCAGGTCTATACCTTTGCAAAGGAAAAGTTTAAAGTCTCAAAAGACTGGCTTTACAAAACGATGAAGCTCTTTACGGAGGAAAAACTTGTTTTATTCATCGAAGACAGATATCAAAAATCCGGAAAAAAGATGCTGCTTTTTGACTTTGCTTTTGCCAAGTATCTTACCATAGGACAACCCTTTATCTTACAGTTTGATACTATGATAGCCTTAGCCCTTGTGAAGCACGGTATTGAGGTGCAAACACTGGGGATACATGGATATGTGACGAAAAACAATGAACTGATCATTCCTGCTCCTTTTGAGAGTGAAGAGAGTCTCTGGGTAAAGTCCCAAGGCAAATTTTCTATCTACAAAAAGTATGGGATAAAAAAAGTGACCATTGTCACAGTAGCCAATACCTACGACTATCAGATAGAAAAACTCTACTTTGAAGCGATCCCTTTTAATGAATGGAGTGTCATCAATGCTGAAGAGTAA
- the rplC gene encoding 50S ribosomal protein L3 has product MEFIVEKIGMSRTVDVPSVPVTLLKVIETKVCEVREDGKALVAYNSSKKLNKSIEGQQTKYGVSKEFNKFMTIEVAEGTEAGDLNTAVLAETAVVKTSLNTKGRGFAGGMKRHNFGGGPGSHGHRFGRRIGSIGNAEWPGRVMPGKKMPGHYGNSQVTVKNDVMSFDAENGILVLKGSIPGHNGARGLVRIVK; this is encoded by the coding sequence ATGGAATTTATTGTAGAAAAAATTGGTATGAGCAGAACTGTTGATGTACCAAGTGTTCCAGTTACACTTCTTAAAGTTATTGAAACGAAAGTTTGTGAAGTGAGAGAAGACGGGAAAGCACTTGTTGCGTATAACTCTAGTAAAAAACTTAATAAGAGCATCGAAGGTCAACAGACTAAGTATGGTGTATCTAAAGAGTTTAACAAATTTATGACTATCGAAGTTGCTGAAGGTACTGAAGCTGGTGATTTAAACACAGCTGTATTGGCTGAGACTGCAGTAGTAAAAACTTCTCTTAACACTAAGGGTAGAGGTTTTGCTGGTGGTATGAAGCGTCACAACTTTGGTGGTGGACCTGGTTCACACGGACATAGATTTGGTAGACGTATCGGTTCAATCGGTAATGCCGAATGGCCTGGACGTGTAATGCCTGGTAAAAAAATGCCTGGACATTACGGTAATTCACAAGTAACTGTTAAAAATGATGTAATGTCATTTGATGCTGAAAACGGTATCTTAGTATTAAAAGGTTCAATTCCTGGTCACAATGGGGCTAGAGGATTGGTAAGGATAGTTAAATAA
- the rpsJ gene encoding 30S ribosomal protein S10, protein MEKIRLKLKAYDHRVLDRSVAAIIDAVKRTGAEIRGPIPMPTKLKRYTVLKSPHVNKDAREQFEIRIHGRMIDIVSATSDTIDSLMKLDLAPEIEVEIRSMDK, encoded by the coding sequence ATGGAAAAAATTAGATTAAAGCTTAAAGCTTACGATCACAGAGTATTAGACAGATCAGTTGCTGCTATTATAGATGCAGTTAAACGTACAGGTGCAGAGATTAGAGGGCCAATTCCAATGCCAACTAAACTTAAGCGTTATACGGTTCTTAAATCACCACACGTCAACAAAGACGCACGTGAGCAATTTGAGATCAGAATTCACGGAAGAATGATCGACATCGTTTCGGCTACTTCAGATACTATTGATTCACTTATGAAGTTGGATCTAGCACCTGAAATCGAAGTTGAAATAAGATCAATGGACAAGTAG
- the rpsS gene encoding 30S ribosomal protein S19, whose product MARSTKKGPFIDGHLMKKVLKAKEEGSNKPIKTWSRRSVIFPEFIGLTINVHNGRQFVPVFVTENHVGYKLGEFAPTRTFKGHKGSVQKKVG is encoded by the coding sequence ATGGCAAGATCGACAAAAAAAGGTCCATTCATCGATGGTCACCTAATGAAAAAAGTGCTTAAAGCAAAAGAAGAAGGTTCAAATAAACCTATTAAAACTTGGTCAAGAAGATCAGTGATCTTCCCTGAGTTCATTGGTTTAACGATCAACGTTCACAATGGTAGACAATTTGTACCAGTATTTGTAACTGAAAATCACGTAGGTTACAAATTAGGTGAATTTGCACCAACAAGAACATTTAAGGGCCATAAAGGTTCAGTGCAGAAGAAGGTAGGGTAA
- a CDS encoding EAL domain-containing protein, which yields MKSFNTYYINKRQLESFIHDKKIYNSSSLLIQVYSAIVDKTFISTLLSELIMLLPNAVIIGSTTDGEIMDGKVSSGKVVLNFSQFENTTLRAASAEHKVNGYYSGQYLAKELITDDTKLLIAFTDGLHTNGEEFLHGIASIDDNVIVAGGHAGDNSHFAKTYVFSKEHIFSKGAVGATLNSKHLHVHTDYSFNWHPIGNELTITKAEGNRVYTIDGKSAVDTYAYYLGEDIAKGLPSIGVEFPLIVNRNGSTMSRACIAKEDDGSLIVGGNLYTGEKVRIGYGNAKEILRKSQTIFNTTSRKPSEAIFIYSCMTRRHFMGDEVESEVLPLQQISPVSGFFTYGEFFSTNQKNLLNQTMTLVSLSESDQINKPTLDSHPQQADINTTSIEALIHLINITSEEAQEQNKALQESNKINQELKERMELALMGSNDGIWDWNILENTVYFSPRWKEIIGYTDKELPNKVSSWSDRIHPDDFDKTWADVYKNVNGETEYYENIHRLKHKDGHWVWIHDRGKVQFDAQGKAVRMIGTHTDITEQKENELQLLHQAQMIQQTHEAVNTTDLQGYISGWNKGSELLFGYKAEEVIGKHISLLFPHETYETFVKNMPELMQKEEYRTTLTLIKKFNVKVLIDLSLSLLKDKNGSNMGIVGYLRDITERKRTEEALQYQAHHDALTGLPNRALFMERLKQGIQKAQRHKTGLAVFFIDLDKFKHINDSLGHGVGDKVLRIIAKRLQDIIRREDTLARLSGDEFTIIMEDLNHPEDASILGEKILRTLAKAIVMNEQELYVSGSIGISFYPQDAKDAQSLLKYADTAMYRAKEEGRNNYQFYAPEMTEIALKRILMQTSLRQAIDNEEFIIYYQPQMKTSTNTLIGMEVLIRWEHPIIGLIMPDEFIPLAEENGMIIEIDQWVMKTAMMQISQWYKEGLNPGVLGLNISIKQLDKINFLQQIEASLRDNDFDPTWLELEITESQMMKRPEEVITKLHQINALGIGISIDDFGTGYSSLSLLKRLPINRLKIDRSFVKDIPEDEEDVAIVEAIIALSKSLKLDLIAEGVETSEQRDFLVDHGCINIQGHYCSHPLPKEEMHEILVNHKA from the coding sequence ATGAAAAGTTTTAATACCTATTACATCAATAAACGACAATTAGAATCGTTTATCCACGATAAAAAGATTTACAACTCTTCTTCTCTTTTAATCCAGGTATATTCTGCCATTGTCGATAAAACATTTATATCTACGCTATTATCAGAACTCATAATGCTCTTGCCTAATGCAGTCATTATAGGGAGTACGACTGATGGAGAGATCATGGATGGAAAAGTCTCTTCAGGAAAAGTCGTTCTTAATTTTAGTCAGTTTGAAAACACTACACTTAGAGCAGCCTCTGCAGAACATAAGGTCAACGGCTATTATAGTGGACAATATTTGGCAAAAGAGTTGATCACAGATGATACGAAGCTGCTCATTGCTTTTACAGATGGCTTGCATACCAATGGAGAAGAGTTTCTCCATGGTATCGCTTCTATAGATGATAACGTGATCGTTGCGGGAGGTCATGCTGGAGACAATAGTCACTTTGCAAAGACCTATGTCTTCAGCAAAGAACATATCTTTTCAAAAGGTGCTGTGGGGGCTACGCTGAACAGCAAACACTTACATGTACATACAGACTATAGTTTTAACTGGCATCCTATCGGTAATGAACTGACGATTACGAAAGCGGAAGGTAATCGCGTATATACCATCGATGGAAAAAGCGCTGTAGATACCTATGCCTATTATCTAGGAGAAGATATCGCCAAAGGTCTTCCTAGCATCGGGGTTGAATTTCCTTTGATCGTCAATCGTAACGGTTCAACGATGTCACGAGCATGTATAGCGAAAGAGGATGACGGGTCATTGATCGTTGGAGGTAACTTATATACAGGAGAAAAAGTACGGATAGGCTATGGAAACGCCAAAGAGATCTTACGCAAGTCGCAAACCATTTTTAACACTACTTCTCGAAAACCTTCTGAAGCCATTTTTATCTACTCCTGTATGACACGTAGACACTTTATGGGTGACGAGGTCGAGTCTGAAGTTTTACCGCTTCAACAGATCTCTCCCGTATCTGGTTTTTTTACCTATGGAGAGTTTTTTAGCACCAATCAAAAAAACCTATTGAATCAGACCATGACCTTGGTTTCGTTAAGCGAGAGTGATCAAATAAACAAACCCACTCTGGATAGTCACCCACAACAGGCTGATATCAATACGACTTCCATAGAGGCATTGATCCATCTGATCAATATCACCAGTGAAGAAGCACAAGAGCAGAACAAAGCACTCCAGGAGAGCAATAAAATAAATCAAGAACTTAAAGAGCGTATGGAGTTGGCTCTCATGGGAAGCAATGATGGTATCTGGGATTGGAATATTCTTGAGAATACTGTCTATTTTTCCCCTCGTTGGAAAGAGATCATTGGCTATACCGACAAAGAACTTCCCAATAAAGTGTCAAGCTGGAGTGACCGTATTCACCCTGATGATTTTGATAAAACCTGGGCAGATGTCTATAAAAATGTCAATGGTGAAACAGAATATTATGAAAATATTCATAGACTGAAACATAAAGATGGACATTGGGTATGGATCCATGACAGAGGGAAAGTTCAGTTTGATGCGCAAGGTAAAGCTGTTCGTATGATAGGTACCCATACAGACATTACAGAACAAAAAGAAAATGAACTGCAATTATTGCATCAGGCACAGATGATCCAACAAACACATGAAGCTGTCAACACAACAGACCTACAGGGCTATATAAGCGGATGGAACAAAGGATCAGAACTGCTCTTTGGGTACAAAGCAGAGGAAGTGATAGGCAAACATATATCTTTATTGTTCCCCCATGAGACCTATGAAACATTTGTCAAAAATATGCCTGAACTGATGCAAAAGGAAGAGTACCGTACTACTTTAACGCTTATTAAAAAATTTAACGTGAAAGTTCTCATAGACCTCTCACTTTCCCTTCTTAAGGATAAAAACGGTTCCAATATGGGTATTGTAGGATACCTGCGAGATATCACCGAGCGTAAAAGAACCGAAGAAGCATTACAGTATCAAGCACATCATGATGCCCTGACAGGTCTTCCAAATCGAGCACTTTTTATGGAGCGTCTCAAGCAAGGGATCCAAAAAGCACAACGCCACAAAACAGGATTGGCAGTCTTTTTTATTGATCTTGACAAATTTAAACATATTAATGATTCACTGGGACATGGAGTAGGAGACAAAGTTTTAAGAATCATTGCAAAACGTCTTCAAGATATCATTCGAAGAGAAGATACTTTGGCTCGTTTAAGTGGTGATGAATTTACCATTATTATGGAGGATTTAAACCATCCCGAAGATGCATCCATATTGGGAGAGAAAATTCTCAGAACATTGGCAAAGGCTATTGTGATGAATGAGCAGGAACTGTATGTTTCGGGAAGTATCGGTATCAGTTTTTATCCGCAAGATGCCAAAGATGCCCAATCTCTTCTGAAGTATGCCGATACTGCCATGTATAGAGCAAAAGAAGAAGGTCGCAACAATTACCAGTTCTATGCACCGGAGATGACCGAAATCGCCTTAAAACGCATACTGATGCAAACGAGTCTGCGGCAGGCCATCGATAATGAAGAGTTTATTATTTATTATCAACCTCAAATGAAGACATCCACGAATACATTGATAGGGATGGAAGTCCTCATACGATGGGAACATCCGATTATAGGGTTGATCATGCCTGATGAGTTTATACCTCTGGCTGAAGAGAACGGTATGATAATTGAAATCGATCAGTGGGTCATGAAAACTGCCATGATGCAGATCTCTCAATGGTACAAAGAGGGATTAAATCCGGGGGTACTTGGCCTAAATATTTCTATCAAGCAGTTAGATAAAATAAATTTTCTCCAGCAGATTGAAGCGTCCCTTCGAGACAATGATTTTGATCCAACATGGTTAGAATTGGAGATCACTGAAAGCCAGATGATGAAAAGACCTGAAGAGGTCATTACAAAACTCCATCAAATCAATGCTTTGGGTATAGGGATTTCTATTGATGATTTTGGCACAGGATACTCCTCTTTGTCTCTATTGAAACGTTTACCGATCAACAGGCTCAAAATTGACCGTTCCTTTGTCAAAGATATCCCTGAAGATGAAGAAGATGTCGCTATTGTTGAAGCCATTATTGCACTTTCAAAAAGTCTTAAACTTGATCTTATCGCTGAAGGGGTAGAAACTTCTGAGCAGAGAGACTTCCTTGTTGATCATGGTTGTATCAATATCCAAGGCCACTACTGCAGTCATCCTTTACCAAAAGAAGAGATGCATGAAATACTTGTAAATCATAAAGCATGA
- a CDS encoding 50S ribosomal protein L23 — MADITDIKSIMYTEKSLALQEDGVIVVQTTPRMTKNGLKEVFKEFFGINPLKVNSMRVNGKVKRFKGIEGKRPDLKKFYVKLPEDAKIESLAV, encoded by the coding sequence ATGGCAGATATTACAGATATTAAATCAATTATGTATACAGAGAAGAGTTTGGCTCTTCAAGAAGATGGTGTCATCGTAGTTCAAACAACTCCAAGAATGACTAAAAATGGTCTTAAAGAAGTGTTTAAAGAGTTCTTCGGGATCAATCCACTTAAAGTAAACTCAATGAGAGTAAACGGTAAAGTGAAAAGATTTAAAGGTATTGAAGGAAAGAGACCAGACTTGAAAAAGTTCTATGTCAAACTTCCAGAAGATGCAAAAATCGAAAGCTTAGCGGTATAA
- a CDS encoding toxin-antitoxin system YwqK family antitoxin — protein MKKLSLFLTIFALIFLNACQGPSLSGKKVQKEYYTGGQIRSEFIMDDNTGQNGTRKEYGYDGHVLAVTPIRNGVPHGVAIGYDTRGRVLSKVNYINGKKDGLYEAYYPNGDVMVSYTYKNGVKEGPAQTYNKDGSIHRRVIYSQDRIVN, from the coding sequence ATGAAAAAACTATCTCTATTTCTTACTATCTTTGCACTTATTTTCTTAAATGCCTGTCAGGGACCTAGTCTTTCAGGGAAAAAAGTACAAAAAGAATACTATACGGGTGGACAGATACGCTCTGAATTTATTATGGATGATAACACGGGCCAAAATGGTACTCGTAAAGAGTATGGATATGATGGACATGTACTTGCCGTTACACCTATACGGAATGGTGTACCCCATGGTGTTGCCATAGGGTATGATACAAGAGGTCGTGTACTTTCAAAAGTAAATTATATCAATGGGAAAAAAGATGGTTTATATGAAGCATACTATCCAAACGGTGATGTGATGGTATCTTATACATATAAGAACGGTGTAAAAGAGGGGCCGGCACAAACATACAATAAAGATGGGTCTATTCATAGAAGAGTGATATACAGTCAAGATAGAATTGTTAACTAA
- the rplB gene encoding 50S ribosomal protein L2 → MAIKTYKPTTPSRRYMTNLDSGDITAKASVRALLKNLPRSAGRNSNGRITSRHREAGAKKLYRIIDFKRNKFNIEGTVATVEYDPYRNCRICLIKYVDGDRRYVLQPKGLKVGDKIMSAESGLDIKTGNAMTLKNIPVGTLVHNIELNPGHGGQIARSAGGYAQIMGRDGKYVSLRLPSGEMRYVLGTCLATIGTVGNEDFSNIVIGKAGRSRHLGIRPQTRGSAMNPIDHPHGGGEGKTNSGRHPVSPWGTPAKGFKTRKKKASDKLIISKRKK, encoded by the coding sequence ATGGCAATTAAAACATATAAACCAACCACACCTTCACGTCGTTATATGACTAACCTTGACAGTGGTGATATCACTGCCAAAGCAAGCGTTAGAGCTCTACTTAAGAATCTTCCAAGATCTGCAGGTAGAAACAGTAACGGTAGAATCACTTCTCGTCACAGAGAAGCAGGTGCTAAAAAACTATATAGAATCATCGATTTTAAAAGAAATAAATTTAACATCGAAGGTACAGTAGCAACTGTTGAGTACGATCCGTACAGAAACTGTAGAATTTGTCTTATCAAATATGTTGATGGTGACAGAAGATATGTACTTCAACCAAAAGGACTTAAAGTAGGCGATAAAATCATGTCAGCTGAGTCAGGACTTGATATCAAGACTGGTAATGCAATGACATTGAAGAATATCCCAGTGGGTACTTTGGTTCATAACATTGAATTAAATCCAGGTCATGGTGGTCAGATCGCACGTTCAGCGGGTGGTTATGCACAGATCATGGGTAGAGACGGTAAATACGTTTCACTTAGACTTCCATCTGGTGAAATGAGATATGTACTAGGTACATGCCTTGCTACGATCGGTACTGTGGGTAACGAAGATTTCTCAAATATCGTTATCGGTAAAGCTGGTAGAAGCAGACACCTTGGTATCAGACCACAAACACGTGGTTCTGCGATGAACCCTATCGATCACCCACACGGTGGTGGTGAAGGTAAAACAAACTCAGGACGTCATCCAGTATCTCCATGGGGTACTCCGGCTAAAGGGTTTAAAACTCGTAAGAAAAAAGCTAGTGATAAGTTAATTATCTCTAAGCGTAAAAAGTAA
- the rplV gene encoding 50S ribosomal protein L22: protein MSRALLKFVRVSPTKARLIAREVQGMNAELALASLEFMPNKAAGIISKVIASAVANGDFEPEEVTITSCRVDKAAVMKRWRPRARGTASRIIKPTAHILVEVGVAEKTGEDA, encoded by the coding sequence ATGAGTAGAGCATTATTAAAATTCGTAAGAGTTTCACCTACTAAAGCTAGACTTATTGCTAGAGAAGTTCAAGGTATGAATGCAGAGCTTGCGCTTGCATCACTAGAGTTTATGCCTAACAAAGCAGCGGGTATCATTTCTAAAGTAATTGCATCTGCAGTTGCTAACGGTGACTTTGAACCAGAAGAAGTAACGATTACTTCTTGTAGAGTGGATAAAGCAGCGGTAATGAAAAGATGGAGACCAAGAGCTAGAGGTACAGCTTCTAGAATCATTAAACCAACAGCACACATTTTAGTTGAAGTTGGCGTAGCTGAAAAAACTGGGGAGGACGCATAA
- the rplD gene encoding 50S ribosomal protein L4, whose translation MKTTVIKTTDLPQSFLEVHPHNLYLYCKAYAAGLRANTAQTKNRSAVRGGGKKPWAQKGGGRARAGSLRSPLFVGGGVAFGPSTNKNYDQKVNKKQKKLALYHALAEMAANERLFVVDNIEIASGKTKDALAFVNGLEQRDVLVVKEMIDDKTFLAFRNLQNAYLIESNELNAYLAAAYHSIVIEKALFDKLTKEA comes from the coding sequence ATGAAAACAACAGTAATTAAAACAACAGACCTTCCACAATCATTTTTGGAAGTTCACCCGCATAACCTTTACCTCTATTGTAAAGCGTATGCTGCTGGTCTTAGAGCTAACACTGCACAGACTAAAAATAGATCTGCTGTACGTGGTGGTGGTAAGAAACCATGGGCACAAAAAGGTGGCGGACGTGCAAGAGCAGGTTCATTGAGATCACCTCTATTTGTTGGCGGTGGTGTTGCATTTGGTCCAAGTACAAACAAGAACTATGACCAAAAAGTCAACAAAAAGCAAAAGAAACTTGCGCTTTACCATGCACTTGCAGAGATGGCAGCGAACGAAAGACTTTTTGTTGTTGACAACATTGAAATTGCATCAGGTAAAACAAAAGATGCATTGGCATTTGTAAATGGACTTGAGCAAAGAGATGTACTTGTAGTAAAAGAGATGATCGATGATAAGACTTTCTTAGCATTCAGAAATCTTCAGAACGCATACCTCATTGAATCAAATGAGCTTAATGCTTATCTTGCTGCGGCATATCACTCAATTGTGATTGAAAAAGCACTATTTGATAAATTGACTAAAGAGGCTTAA
- the rplP gene encoding 50S ribosomal protein L16 — protein sequence MLMPKRTKWRKQMKGRNRGKSFRGNKIEFGDIAIKATEAGRIDSRQIEAARITMTRKIARTGKTWIRVFPDKPLTAKPLETRMGKGKGGVDRWVMNIKPGRIIFEMAGVEETLAREALTLAIHKMPFKCKIITLKDSNELY from the coding sequence ATGCTAATGCCTAAAAGAACTAAATGGAGAAAGCAGATGAAAGGCCGTAACCGCGGTAAATCTTTCAGAGGTAACAAAATCGAGTTTGGTGATATCGCGATCAAAGCAACTGAAGCTGGTAGAATCGATTCTAGACAGATCGAAGCTGCGCGTATTACGATGACCAGAAAAATTGCAAGAACAGGTAAAACTTGGATCAGAGTTTTCCCAGATAAGCCACTTACTGCTAAACCACTTGAAACAAGAATGGGTAAAGGTAAAGGTGGAGTTGATAGATGGGTAATGAACATTAAGCCAGGTAGAATCATTTTTGAAATGGCAGGCGTTGAAGAAACACTTGCAAGAGAAGCGTTAACACTTGCTATTCATAAAATGCCATTTAAGTGTAAAATTATCACTTTAAAGGATAGTAATGAACTATATTGA